The following is a genomic window from Moorella sp. Hama-1.
CAGGCTACGGTTGCCCGGCCTTGCAAGTTTAAGGCCCTTCTTTGCCAAACTATAATTAAATAACGGCAAGAAGGATGGCAGCATATGGCCTGGACTTTCTGGTGGAAGCGATATGGACGACAGCTTGGCGTATGTATAATTAACCAGCTACGATTTGCTTCAGGAGGGTGGTTAACTCGCCTGCTGGAAACCGGCAGGTTTATTAAGGAACATGCTGAACCTCTGGAAGTGTCCATCCAATCCTGGTTCCAGTCAGCCTGGCAGGCTACTACAGAAGAGTTGCAGCGGGCCTGGCGGCACCTGACGCCCTTACGCCTGCCGCAGGCCTGGCAGGCCCGGGCCCTGCTGGGTCTCCTGGTACTTATCGTTCTAATCCCCGGTATTAGCTACTACCTGGCCCGCCCGCTACCACCGCCCCCGGCGGCCAAACCCCTGCCGGCCAACTTCCGGGCTGATGACACCAATCTCCTGGCCCGGTTGGTGGCAGCCGAGGCCCAGGATGAGCCCTATCCTGGCCAGGTAGCGGTGGTGGCCGTGGTTTTAAACCGCCTGCGCGATCCCGACTTTCCGAAAACCATTG
Proteins encoded in this region:
- a CDS encoding cell wall hydrolase, translated to MSIQSWFQSAWQATTEELQRAWRHLTPLRLPQAWQARALLGLLVLIVLIPGISYYLARPLPPPPAAKPLPANFRADDTNLLARLVAAEAQDEPYPGQVAVVAVVLNRLRDPDFPKTIAGIIFEPWAFESVANGRYWQVQVLSRDYAATHEALNDWDPSNGALYFFNPAKATSPWIWTRPQITQIGNHIFTR